Proteins found in one Scomber scombrus chromosome 15, fScoSco1.1, whole genome shotgun sequence genomic segment:
- the LOC133995751 gene encoding probable serine/threonine-protein kinase DDB_G0269628, whose translation MELLTSTIIIVILTTCSAMSIGRGRHQDADIADNDLMQGWLNENYLRFRQSDENSSYRDSSESRDSSESSESSESSESSEETSDEIVTPDPTTIAMTTGTSGDGNLTPEPDTATTRSTAPPATPATPDAVTSPGNVTHCATHVIPTEEPINRGDN comes from the exons ATGGAGCTTCTCACATCCACCATCATCATCGTCATACTTACAACATGCTCTGCTATGTCG ATTGGCAGGGGCAGGCATCAAGATGCTGACATCGCAGACAATGACTTGATGCAGGGGTGGCTGAACGAGAATTACTTGCGGTTCAGGCAGTCTGACGAAAATTCTAGCTACAGAGACTCTTCAGAGTCACGAGACTCAAGTGAATCTAGTGAATCTAGTGAATCTAGTGAATCTTCTGAGGAGACCTCTGATGAAATTGTCACCCCTGATCCAACCACCATTGCCATGACGACTGGCACATCAGGAGATGGTAACCTCACCCCTGAACCAGACACAGCAACGACAAGGTCAACAGCCCCACCAGCAACACCAGCAACACCGGATGCTGTCACATCACCCGGTAATGTGACTCACTGTGCTACCCATGTGATCCCAACAGAAGAGCCCATCAACAGAGGAGACAATTAA